The Miscanthus floridulus cultivar M001 chromosome 7, ASM1932011v1, whole genome shotgun sequence genome includes a region encoding these proteins:
- the LOC136465873 gene encoding uncharacterized protein, with translation MAIPIYTFLKLKMPGLGRVITVGTSFQCAYKCEVKCYNHAIVIVASRELAAIKKEVVEEALNPKRSTGSFELVEGSKEVLIDLSNPEGKVVRIGTTFSSK, from the coding sequence atggccatccccatctACACCttcctcaagctgaagatgccaggcctaggcagggtcatcaccgttggcacctccttccagtgtgCCTACAAGTGCGAGGTCAAATGCTACAATCACGCCATAGTAATCGTCGCCTCTAGAGAGCTCGCGGCCATCAAGAAAGAGGTTGTCGAAGAAGCACTCAACCCCAAGCGGTCGACTGGGTCTTTTGAGCTAgtggagggctccaaggaggtccttatAGACCTTAGCAACcccgagggcaaagtggtgcgcattggcaccacgttttcctccaaatag